In the genome of Pseudomonadota bacterium, the window TTAATGGCCGCCACGGACAACCGAATACACAGCTTATGGACGGTGACACCGTTGCCCTTTTCCCACCGGTGGGAGGAGGGTAGAGGGTATAAACGATGAATAACGAAGACATTAAATATAAAGGTGTAAAGGGCTGGCTTTTGCTTTTGTGCATTAATCTTACAATTCTTGACCCGTTTGCCATGCTCTTTAACCTTGTTTCAATAACGCATCTCACAAAACCCAACTTTGACACTTCCCCGCCGCTTTTACATCTGGTTCTCATCGGCGGGGCGTGCAGTCTCGCCTTGATGGTTTTCAGTGTCTATGCAGGGATATCGCTCTGGAAAGTACTCCCCAATGCAGTATCTACTGTGAAAAAATATTTCTTTGCCGTCTTTTTTTATTCCTTATTTTCTACGTTGCTTCCTTCTCTGGTAGGCCTGCCGGAAAAGGTACAGGCTGACTTTGCAGCAAATACTGCGCTCAATAGCCTTATCACGGTATCGTATGTTGCAGCATGGTATGTCTATTTAAGCAGGTCCAGGCGGGTAAAGACCACATATGAATCAGCAAAGAGCGCAAAATGAATAATTCCCATTAACCCTAAAACCCGACAAAGAAATACAGAAGGGCTGTAGGGGAAACACCGGGCAACTGATTGTAATTCATGGTAATTAAGTAATTCATGGTAATTGACGGTTAATGTATAGCATTTTCTTAATTCTTAATCATAATTGCCTTTAACCTTAAATCCCCCATCCCCCGGAAACAGTTATGCTTGTTCCCGTTATGAATGATGCGTCG includes:
- a CDS encoding DUF2569 family protein; its protein translation is MNNEDIKYKGVKGWLLLLCINLTILDPFAMLFNLVSITHLTKPNFDTSPPLLHLVLIGGACSLALMVFSVYAGISLWKVLPNAVSTVKKYFFAVFFYSLFSTLLPSLVGLPEKVQADFAANTALNSLITVSYVAAWYVYLSRSRRVKTTYESAKSAK